The following proteins are encoded in a genomic region of Acidobacteriota bacterium:
- a CDS encoding alkaline phosphatase family protein, with amino-acid sequence MINHSISKSGTPRTFAPQRIAGLLAAIVLGICFVSEQVAAKPASRAQRARIILLKVDGLPGLLIEAALAPQSDAVLRLPFPERFREDYRATQKLVGREELLPNIREYFVRQGVRAETIFTGTLPLSAPVWAQIDSGQPSIVKRNYYFNRASGASKVFLNGLLDSAGKLIRGSGRTHALWELDLLRIPILPDAFPPERVWSSLQTLSRKRSAIQLGAMGKFLVRAGRREFSPGAVLHQHLSHLVAYPDHVERLDQSLALTLAKWLKWRAEGDPSETLDFITALFVTLDHRFHLDSSYRSVLHLLVKLDDWFGEIMGAVEQTARRNRTLVAMVSDHGMNLYPVHINYGFPINPWLRRPEFGGHTVLSPEVEDSDHALTRPIPGVDFARVYESPTSPYGETVPFGAKGYFTAFAANMGNPRFDLFLRHSDLNRLHLLLLDSLRLQNDVEKLDRVFEIFQPVFRRVRPWLEADAYSLQQAAEVFEAWSERHLAAGMPSARDAGARLASESRLYRNQAAILRRLLALPSEEEEWRRFIRSGFEIDGLVPKGYFGPPNSLEQLANYTVGWAKPASERWSQSGEAPFLTLSYPDLITGYRALNPDAFGNRYPFNFFVAPIPPEVLTGWKGQPLRQALWLMASENRGQAALLEATDGTLWYGPLKNRGELARLDGAGAAGSRDPLGYPDRLWARWLDPRRWVSETARLETSLAPVILADLFRPNFEDYLSGKSRAGVLLTLDGVGRREDLKRALRFRFRQATPDFRVWMRHGWNVNTMGQQPAGSHGGFLPLETQTTFMVWGGDELGLKRGRRLRGAFLTLDIAPTLMDAIGRLDRGSQRIVPDPDHPSGPEFPPFPGRIIPIRQRAEAR; translated from the coding sequence TTGATTAACCATTCGATTTCAAAATCAGGAACTCCGAGGACATTTGCCCCGCAAAGGATTGCCGGTCTGCTGGCCGCCATTGTTCTGGGCATCTGCTTCGTTTCCGAACAAGTCGCGGCCAAGCCTGCCTCCCGGGCGCAGCGGGCCAGGATCATTCTGCTCAAGGTCGACGGGCTGCCGGGTCTCCTGATCGAGGCGGCTCTGGCCCCGCAATCGGACGCCGTCCTGCGACTGCCCTTTCCGGAGCGCTTCCGCGAAGACTACCGGGCCACTCAGAAGCTGGTGGGCAGGGAAGAGCTGCTACCCAACATAAGGGAGTATTTTGTCCGTCAGGGAGTGCGTGCCGAAACCATCTTCACCGGGACACTGCCGCTCTCGGCTCCGGTTTGGGCTCAAATCGATTCGGGCCAGCCCAGCATCGTCAAGAGGAACTATTACTTCAACCGCGCCAGCGGGGCCTCCAAGGTTTTCCTGAACGGCCTGCTCGATTCGGCGGGCAAGCTGATCAGAGGCAGTGGACGGACCCACGCTCTCTGGGAACTGGATCTGCTGAGGATCCCGATTCTACCGGACGCGTTTCCACCCGAGAGGGTCTGGAGTTCCCTACAGACCTTGAGCCGCAAGCGGTCGGCCATACAACTGGGGGCCATGGGCAAATTCCTGGTCCGGGCTGGCCGGCGGGAGTTCAGTCCGGGAGCGGTACTGCACCAGCATCTATCCCATCTGGTGGCCTATCCCGACCATGTCGAGCGCCTGGACCAGAGTCTGGCCCTGACCCTGGCCAAGTGGCTCAAGTGGCGGGCCGAGGGAGACCCCTCCGAGACTCTCGACTTCATCACCGCGCTGTTCGTGACGCTCGACCACCGTTTTCATCTGGACAGCTCCTACCGGTCGGTGCTGCACCTGCTGGTCAAGCTGGATGACTGGTTTGGCGAGATCATGGGGGCGGTGGAGCAGACGGCTCGCCGGAACCGGACCCTGGTCGCCATGGTCTCCGACCACGGGATGAACCTCTACCCGGTCCATATCAACTACGGGTTTCCCATCAACCCCTGGCTGCGCCGGCCGGAGTTCGGTGGACACACCGTGTTGTCGCCGGAGGTGGAGGATTCCGATCATGCCTTGACGCGACCGATTCCGGGGGTGGACTTCGCCAGGGTGTACGAAAGCCCCACCTCTCCCTACGGCGAGACGGTGCCCTTCGGAGCCAAGGGTTACTTCACGGCCTTTGCCGCCAATATGGGGAATCCGAGATTCGACCTGTTTCTGCGCCATTCCGATCTGAACCGACTGCACCTGCTCCTGCTGGATTCTCTGCGCCTGCAGAATGACGTGGAAAAGCTGGATCGGGTGTTTGAGATCTTCCAGCCTGTCTTCCGAAGGGTTCGTCCCTGGCTCGAAGCGGATGCCTACTCTCTGCAACAAGCCGCGGAGGTGTTCGAGGCGTGGTCGGAGCGCCATCTGGCAGCCGGAATGCCGTCGGCCAGGGATGCGGGCGCACGACTGGCTTCGGAGTCGAGACTCTATCGAAACCAGGCCGCCATCCTGCGGCGATTGTTGGCGCTGCCGTCGGAAGAGGAGGAGTGGCGCCGTTTCATCCGGTCGGGTTTCGAAATCGACGGGTTGGTCCCCAAAGGGTATTTCGGCCCCCCAAACAGCCTGGAGCAACTCGCCAACTACACCGTGGGCTGGGCCAAGCCGGCCTCCGAGCGCTGGTCACAGTCGGGTGAAGCGCCCTTTCTCACCCTGAGCTACCCCGATCTGATAACCGGCTATCGGGCGCTCAATCCGGATGCCTTTGGGAACCGCTACCCCTTCAACTTCTTTGTAGCCCCGATCCCGCCGGAGGTCCTGACCGGCTGGAAGGGCCAGCCGCTCCGGCAGGCGCTGTGGCTGATGGCCTCGGAAAATCGCGGTCAGGCGGCCCTTCTGGAAGCGACCGATGGAACCCTCTGGTATGGACCCCTGAAGAATCGCGGAGAGTTGGCAAGGCTCGATGGGGCAGGGGCCGCGGGATCGAGGGATCCTCTTGGATACCCCGACCGGTTGTGGGCGCGCTGGCTCGATCCTCGCCGGTGGGTCTCGGAGACGGCCAGGCTGGAAACGAGCCTGGCTCCGGTCATTCTGGCCGACCTGTTCCGGCCCAACTTTGAGGACTACTTGAGCGGCAAGAGTCGTGCCGGCGTCTTGTTGACTCTGGATGGGGTCGGACGGAGAGAGGACTTGAAAAGAGCACTCCGGTTCCGCTTCCGACAGGCTACCCCCGACTTCCGCGTCTGGATGCGGCACGGTTGGAACGTAAACACCATGGGCCAGCAGCCGGCCGGGAGCCACGGTGGGTTCCTGCCGTTGGAGACGCAGACCACCTTCATGGTCTGGGGAGGAGACGAGCTGGGCCTCAAGCGGGGCCGGAGACTTCGCGGAGCCTTCCTCACCCTGGACATCGCTCCCACACTCATGGATGCCATCGGAAGGCTCGACCGCGGCAGCCAGCGGATCGTTCCCGATCCGGACCACCCCTCGGGTCCTGAGTTTCCTCCCTTTCCCGGTCGGATCATTCCCATT